The following coding sequences lie in one Cannabis sativa cultivar Pink pepper isolate KNU-18-1 chromosome 5, ASM2916894v1, whole genome shotgun sequence genomic window:
- the LOC115717537 gene encoding uncharacterized protein LOC115717537, translated as MYQIVAKLKALKLVFKKINQEGFTESQSATIQVARTLNFCQDKLLLDPQNLVLQQEESDARIAFTQAYKNYQLFLRQKAKTSWIRDGDDNIAVFHASLKARNNQNRILSIVDAHGTRVDDPNKITEVFLGYYQQLLGTKMMNRRKVIGQVLNKGPTVSMQQSLALLAPITDEEIKNAILKDILPTIVAQNQGGFVKGRFIAHNIMICQDLVRHYGRKSSKANCLIKLDLQKAYDTIECDFIEEVQRGLLFPEKFITLVMNCVKTPKFSLFFNGSLHGFFESKRGLRQGIPLSPLLFVIGMEYLSRILKKVGDKSDFAFHDRCDALKLNHLSFADDVLLFCRGDDKSIILLLQGLKLFLASSELQPNKAKSAIYCSNMPESDITRVLEASGFSKQQTPFRYLGIPICSKRISKQECTVLTEKMTARIRSWSTRNISFVGRVVLINSVLTTIHSYWCQILKLPKKGAGLVAWENVCQSKIAGGSGIKRTAEWNSAVLFKIELHGVMRFGGDLTHQSIVLSFGWLCKIVSKLRKGCSGSVSLMIRLAAYACYKLRHMSTFSSVDPFAEYCLQQVKRWLSWGARTSSLSQLLKWIHKAKISKFKRKTMAAAVANLVYSIWHARNDQIWNSHLESEEAIVQRVKDSVKHRIKLFWPQKIGQQDRDWFHSL; from the exons ATGTACCAGATTGTTGCCAAACTCAAGGCTCTAAAACTGGTTTTCAAGAAGATCAATCAAGAGGGCTTCACAGAATCGCAATCTGCAACCATTCAAGTAGCTAGAACCCTGAATTTTTGTCAAGATAAATTGCTCCTAGACCCTCAAAATCTGGTATTGCAGCAGGAAGAATCGGATGCTAGGATAGCTTTTACACAAGCTTACAAGAATTACCAGTTATTTCTCCGCCAAAAGGCAAAAACCAGCTGGATAAGAGATGGAGACGATAACATAGCAGTATTCCATGCAAGTCTCAAAGCCAGAAACAACCAAAATAGAATCCTATCTATTGTGGATGCACATGGCACTAGAGTAGATGACCCGAACAAGATTACTGAGGTATTCCTGGGTTACTATCAACAATTACTTGGTACGAAGATGATGAATAGAAGGAAAGTAATAGGCCAAGTTCTCAACAAAGGGCCTACAGTCTCGATGCAACAAAGTTTAGCCCTTTTGGCTCCCATTACAGATGAAGAGATCAAAAATGCTAT ACTCAAGGATATCCTTCCTACTATTGTGGCTCAAAACCAAGGGGGATTTGTCAAAGGAAGATTCATTGCCCACAACATCATGATATGCCAAGACTTGGTGAGGCACTATGGGAGGAAATCATCAAAGGCTAATTGCTTGATCAAACTTGACTTGCAAAAAGCTTATGACACAATAGAATGTGATTTCATTGAGGAGGTGCAAAGGGGTCTACTTTTTCCTGAAAAGTTCATTACTCTTGTAATGAATTGTGTCAAAACTCCaaaattctctcttttcttcaatGGATCTCTTCATGGATTCTTTGAATCAAAGAGAGGATTAAGACAAGGTATCCCCCTCTCGCCTCTATTATTTGTCATTGGCATGGAATACTTGTCCCGAATTTTGAAAAAAGTAGGAGATAAGAGTGATTTTGCTTTCCATGATAGATGTGATGCCTTGAAACTCAATCACTTGAGCTTTGCTGATGATGTTCTACTTTTCTGTCGAGGTGATGACAAAAGCATCATTCTCTTACTACAAGGTTTGAAGCTTTTTTTAGCCTCATCCGAGTTGCAACCTAACAAGGCAAAATCTGCAATTTATTGCAGCAATATGCCTGAATCTGATATCACTAGAGTTTTGGAGGCTTCGGGGTTCTCGAAACAACAGACACCATTCAGATACCTTGGCATACCCATATGTAGCAAGAGAATTTCGAAACAAGAATGCACAGTGTTGACAGAAAAGATGACAGCAAGAATTCGATCTTGGAGCACCAGAAATATCTCATTTGTGGGAAGGGTTGTGCTCATTAATTCAGTTCTAACCACAATACATTCTTATTGGTGCCAAATCCTCAAACTACCAAAAAAG GGAGCAGGACTAGTGGCATGGGAAAATGTATGCCAATCAAAGATTGCAGGGGGCTCGGGTATTAAGAGAACTGCTGAATGGAATTCAGCAGTACTTTTCAA AATCGAGTTGCATGGAGTAATGAGGTTTGGGGGAGATTTAACACACCAAAGCATAGTTTTATCCTTTGGTTGGCTGTGCAAAATCGTCTCAAAACTAAGGAAAGGCTGCAGCGGTTCAGTCTCCTTGATGATCCGACTTGCAGCCTATGCATGTTACAAACTGAGACACATGAGCACCTTTTCTTCAGTTGATCCTTTTGCTGAATATTGTCTTCAGCAGGTGAAAAGGTGGCTATCATGGGGAGCACGAACCAGCAGCCTCTCCCAACTACTCAAGTGGATTCATAAGGCAAAAATCAGCAAGTTTAAAAGGAAAACCATGGCAGCAGCTGTAGCAAACTTGGTTTACTCCATTTGGCATGCTAGAAATGACCAAATTTGGAATAGTCACTTAGAAAGTGAAGAGGCAATTGTACAAAGAGTCAAAGATAGTGTAAAACATAGAATAAAATTGTTTTGGCCACAAAAGATTGGTCAACAAGATAGAGATTGGTTTCAttctttgtaa